The Carcharodon carcharias isolate sCarCar2 chromosome 15, sCarCar2.pri, whole genome shotgun sequence genome includes a window with the following:
- the LOC121288458 gene encoding transcription factor HES-5-like, whose amino-acid sequence MNKFQKDKLIRQMVEKRRRDRINRSLLQLKGLLQREFHRDQGNCKLEKAEILETSVSFLKHWRLFMTAPPARQPLQDYNDGYSQCLQETLCFLAQHHTKMAALPGLLQSLHGASAGGEGPHDPTATFPQPPACQTPAKLALTPGTRTLWRPWQV is encoded by the exons Atgaacaaatttcagaaagataag CTGATAAGACAGATGGTGGAGAAGAGACGGAGAGATCGAATAAACAGGAGCCTCCTGCAGCTGAAGGGATTGCTGCAAAGAGAGTTTCACAGAGACCAGGGCAACTGCAAACTGGAGAAAGCGGAGATCCTGGAAACATCTGTCAGCTTCCTGAAGCACTGGCGCTTGTTCA TGACTGCTCCCCCAGCACGGCAGCCCCTGCAAGATTACAATGATGGTTACTCCCAGTGCCTGCAGGAAACCCTCTGCTTCCTGGCACAACATCACACCAAGATGGCAGCTTTGCCTGGACTGCTGCAGAGCCTGCACGGAGCAAGTGCAGGGGGTGAGGGGCCACATGACCCCACCGCCACCTTTCCACAGCCTCCGGCCTGTCAGACCCCGGCGAAGCTGGCACTGACACCGGGCACCAGGACCCTCTGGAGACCTTGGCAGGTCTGA